In Helianthus annuus cultivar XRQ/B chromosome 9, HanXRQr2.0-SUNRISE, whole genome shotgun sequence, the following are encoded in one genomic region:
- the LOC110878680 gene encoding heat shock factor protein HSF24 → MSHRSAPAPFLCKTYFMVDDPATDDVISWNESGTTFVVWKTADFARDLLPNSFKHNNFSSFVRQLNTYGFRKTVPDKWEFANEHFKRGQRELLLKIRRRKTITTSQSPANGKATDNGGPTSSPTSSGDDHGSSSTSSPDSKNPGSVDTPTLEKLENLSDENEKLKKEKHTLTSELAQMKKQCDDLVAFLTQNVKVAPDQINRIMNGDVVVDETTVSSDNESNDDDEKSNCFKLFGVLLKEEKKKRCRDEVNVSLGAKRKVCN, encoded by the exons atgagTCATCGGTCAGCTCCAGCACCGTTTCTGTGTAAGACGTATTTCATGGTGGATGATCCGGCTACGGATGATGTGATTTCGTGGAACGAAAGCGGAACAACGTTTGTTGTTTGGAAAACGGCGGATTTTGCTAGGGATTTGCTACCGAATTCGTTCAAACACAACAATTTCTCGAGCTTTGTTCGTCAGCTTAATACATAT GGGTTTCGGAAAACCGTACCAGACAAATGGGAATTTGCAAACGAACACTTTAAACGTGGGCAAAGAGAGCTTCTACTCAAAATCCGTCGTCGAAAAACCATCACAACATCCCAATCTCCCGCAAATGGGAAGGCAACTGACAACGGTGGTCCAACATCATCACCAACTAGTTCGGGTGATGATCATGGATCCAGCTCAACGTCTTCGCCGGATTCCAAGAATCCTGGCTCAGTGGACACACCAACCTTGGAGAAATTGGAAAACTTGTCGGACGAAAACGAGAAACTAAAAAAAGAGAAACACACATTAACTTCAGAACTTGCGCAAATGAagaaacaatgtgatgatttggtCGCGTTCCTGACTCAAAACGTGAAGGTTGCGCCTGATCAGATCAATCGCATTATGAATGGCGATGTTGTGGTTGATGAGACAACGGTGAGTAGCGACAATGAATCGAATGATGATGACGAAAAGAGTAATTGTTTCAAGTTGTTCGGGGTGTTgttgaaagaagaaaagaaaaagaggtGCCGTGATGAAGTAAACGTTTCTCTTGGGGCCAAACGGAAAGTATGCAATTAA